From Quercus robur chromosome 8, dhQueRobu3.1, whole genome shotgun sequence:
ATATGTTAAAACCATCTTAAGAACTATCCCTATCTTTAAGTAGATCTCCTCATTTTGAATCTTATCTTTCCATGTATTCCTGCTTATCCATtttaacattctcatttcaacTACACTTATTTTACGGATATATTACTTCCTAACAACCTAACATTTGGTGCCATACCATAAAGCATAGTTGGTTGTATAGCaatcttataaaaaattctCTTGAACTTATAGGCTTCTCCACTTAGTCCAATCTGCTCTTATCCTAAGATTTATATCCTCTTTGATCTCTCAatctttataaattattgatccaAGATATCATAAGCTCTCACTCTTTAAAATCTCTTGATCATCAAGTCTTATCACGCCTTCGTCTCTATTTCTACATTTATTAAACTTACATTCCATGTACTTTGTTTTATTCATGCTTAAACAAAAGTATTTAGATTCTAGGCATCTTGCCAATTTCTAACTTGGCATGAAATAGCCAAAGAATTacaaaatatacaaaagaaCTTACAAAGAGAAATGGAATCTCTATTTGCGAGTCCCCAAACACATacccaaatcaaacaaagtGCCCAACAAAATAAGCTTAGAGTTAGTCTATTGTTTTCTCCAAATCCTCAAACATTCGCCAATTCTACTCTTTGCATCTTTGTCAAAGAGTACCAACCGGACTAATAATGAACCTCATAAGTGGTTGGAGTTGGAATATATTTAATTGTCCTTTCCAATACGTACCCGTTTTCCATCCGGACCATCCCCAATCCGCAATTCGTCATTGAAATCTCTTTTGAAAGCATATATGCTACACCATGTGTATGAAGGCCAATACCACAAGGAAGCATCCAAAAAGTTTCCACGTGAAATAAAGAGGAAGGCTACTCACTTTCAAATCTAAGGTGAAAACTTTAAtactcttctttcttctcacacaaaattatttaagttttactaGCATCTCCTTTTGAATTCATAATTGGTTAACCCAATCAATCTAAGTAAGATTAttccaattttaattaaaaaaatatcttaatcCTAATATAGCACgtttattaagtggattagcttGACACGAGCCATGTAATAGACTTAAGAAGGTGGTTATGTTGGGTTGACTATATAACTAAAGTTAGCGACATCTGTGCTTATAAGCTAAAAGGACAAGTCAAATTACAATTTAGACTTTTCATAATCACTTATAAACTTAAGATATACACTTAATAAACACCCAAGATGGGATTAAACATACGCCCCACATAACACACTCAATCAATTTATACCAAAAAGGACACTTACTCTTAGGttaagggtttttatttattttttttttttttggggtgaacttAGGTTAAGGTTTGAGTTCCTGAATTCTTTTTAGAAGTCATTATTTTAGGCGATTTTGTTAGGAGTATCAGTAGAACATCACACTCACAATTCAAGTGCAGTTATTgctgttccaaaaaaaaaaaaaaaaagtgctgtTATTGGTCCATTTGACTCCCATCCATCCCATCACACAATCAAATTATTAGCACGTGGTTCAGATATAAAGCATGTGACTAATTAAATTATTACACTCTGATCATTCGTTGTGTAACAAATTCTATTAGAGGGTTGTTAACTTGTACTAGTTAGTTTGTTAGTCTGATTaggcttttttttaaaaaaatttttttgttgttgctgaGAAACTTGTATAATTAGGCTCTAAAGCCTCAGTTAGTGATTGAGCTAGTTAGATATTTTATGATTGCTTGACTACTCGATTATCTCTTgcaacctctctctctttttttttaatgaaaaaattggtAAGAACAAAAAAGGCATTGGAGAACATTTTCTTTGGCACAAAAGGCACAATTTACCCCACGATATATCACAATGCCCTATGgactaatattaatatataaataaaatctggcccttcttataaaaaaaatgttatcatTCTTTTTATAGAGAATACATCtgtaaaatgctaaaattgacctataaaaaaaaaattgctaaaattggtAAGAACTAAATAGGCATTGGACAATATTTCTTCCGCAAAAAAAAGCACAATTGACTCCACACCATAGCATAAGGAAGAGCAGCTCATTAGATAGATTAATTAATCACCAAAAACATACATTATAATTAACAAATCTAGAACTGCTAGTGTTACATACccagcctaaaaaaaaaaagtttcaaaaaaagcCCACAAGAATTCTGAATTTGAAAACCCTTCTCCCCAATATCAAAATCCCTACATCACAAACCAACcccatcaaaattcaaattcaaattcaaaatcagAAACCAAACCCATCTAACCATTCAATAAATCACCctcattattcctcctcacaaGTGCAAAGTAGCCCAAAACAGCACAAACAGCAGCCACAACATTCCCCTCTTTCAACAAAATCTTGAGCAGAAACCCAACGATTTCCTTAGTAATCATCCTTCCTTCCACAACTAAATCCCTCTTTGGCTTCCCAAAGAAAGTcaataaaacaataattgtGATCCATGTGACCAAAGTGGCAGGAACCATCACTGCAAGGGCTGCAACCATTGAAAGCATCCCAAATACTGCCCCCAGAAGCACAGAGGCATAAAGGGCAGGCCAcccagatgaagaagaagaagatggctGGGATTGTAATTTGTACCAAGAAAGTATAGATTCAAGGAAATTCCATGAACAAGTTAAAAGGATGCCATAAACTGTAACAAAAATACATACCCATGTTCTCCTTTTGCTCATAACCCTAAGAAGTAACATGTacgatgatgatggtgatgatgatgatgcttgTTTTGGTGAAGTGGGTACTgtttcttggtcttcttccaTGTTTCCTGCAACTGAAAAAAGCTTTGATATTTCTCAAATTTACTATGTGGGTgtgttttctaatttatttgtttgttggttTTGGGTAATAGGTACTAATCCGTGTCAGTATCTGAGAGAATAGATGATGAGAAAAGTAGATATAATAAGGTCGGTGAGAAATGAAAGGCGCGTGGATTGTACCTTCGGGTTCATTCAATGGGGTTGGAGTGAACGTGGGTGCACGCGCTAGGAAGGAAAGTGATGGGTATGTGATTATTCTGGGATACATATAAGCTTCCAGGTAAAAGTAAAAATCAATGTCTTTGTGCAGAAACTAGAAGTGAGAATTAACAGTTGGGCTCTTCTTCCATTGTTCAGCTTTgtgattttgggctttttgtgtttttattatataacaGTTTTGGTTCTTTTGAGTGTAGAAATGGGCAAAGCACATTGGCTTAAAACCTTCGGACCAAAAGTCCCAATTGGGGACCGTCCTTTGACTTCTTTTGGTGATTCCTTCGGTCTCAACTGGTTTCTTATTTTAGTTGCTAGTCTCTAACTTAACTTTACACCTTACAGATTCTATTGAAATTTCTTGCAcgccaacctttttttttttttttttttttttttgtttttgttttgttttttgggcaTTAATTAGGAAGGAATTTGGAATTTGCTGAGTGAATGTgaacttgtcaaaaaaaaataaaataaaaaataaaataaagagaatgtAAACTTGTCACACGTGAATTtgactaaaactttttttttttttttttttttttgagacgaTGACTGGAACTTTGTAATTATCTTAGTTCATAAAtgatatttctattttttttttgacagacTATTTTTTTATGAACGATATTTAATATTTCTATCTTGTTGTGCGTGTTAATGATTAATGTATTTTATTTCTATCATGTAAATGGTGGGCTGAAGTCCGTCACATCTTATTAGCCCACAAAATAGTCCATCACATCTAGAAACCAGAGAAGAGACTAACAACTTCTTGATCCACCATATGATATGAAGACAAAAAAACATTGTAATAtaagggccaaaatggcccaataccacgaatttttgaaatattttgtaaaaaaacactGTATCAGAACAGAAAGAAGGAGAGTAAAAACATATCTCTGTCTTTCTGTCttgtttatattcttttttgtcattttctgttAATTGATTAACAAGTAGCATTTCTGTCTTTAAAGATGACAAACTTCTTTCAGTTCTATAGATTCCTCTTTCGTTGATATCTGTTAAAATAGTAATCTTTTTGGAAGAGTGTATTTCTTCCAAGACAGGTGGTACAATGAATTTAgagaatatatctttttccaatatattagttttaattccttTATCTGTCATTAAAAAAGGATAAATTAAAGCCATAAAAGGAGTTCCTAAAATACTTTTAGAAGGAAAgtctttaattaaaagaaaggcTGTCTCAAAATATATTCTATCATGGCATATATGAACATTgggtattttataattaattattagtcTTTCTCCATTGGCCTGAATTAAtctttcaaatgattttttataatactttaagggtattaatctttcttgtatATAATTCATATCAGCACTTGAATCTGTCAAAGCAATTTCTGTCAAGGAAAACTCTTTTTTGAAAAGTACTCTGTCAATTATACTTAAGAAATTCTGTCTATCAAATTTATTACTATTGTTTGAAACATTAATATCTATAACTTCTTTATCTGTAGGAGGAACCATGggattagaaaattcttttattatttctacaATATTATGTTCATTTATGTCTGTcagattttcttctttaatttctttaatttccttttttaccaTTTCTTCTTTTGTCAGTAGAGCTATTGGTTTTATCTCTACACTatcttgttttaatttcatttttaccttttctttattgtctttttctttcttggctttttcttcctttctacaATTCGTAACATGGTGACCATATTTCCTGCACTTAATGCAAGCAATAGGTACTTCTATagtgtctttcaattttaataaatattctttcttgtctttataATGATTTGGTAGATTTTCTAtcagttttattattatgtctttttgttttctttttctcttattaattttaagtGGGCTAGTTGATTTTGACTCTTTCTTTACTTgatctatttctttttgtttaacattaaatatttccatcaattcttttataatatctttttcaaattctaatttactaatttgtttagtaattctattatgtctgtcacattgttttttagtatgtcCATATCCTTtgcatttatgacaaatagtaCTATTAACATGTCTATCAGTTTTCTCATTATCTGATAATTCTGTAGTATTTAAAACTGTTATGTCTCTTAATTTGTCTGTCTCCATTGGTAAacttaaaatttctatctttttagcCAATTCTATTAAAATGTAGTTTTCAGTTCTGTCAATTGTTTTAAGTCTCtcattaatttcttctttaaaactattacactttttgtcttttacttccatttttacttttactacactatcactatttgccttttcttttagattaccataattatttttcctaccattgttgactttttctctttcatgttttatcttttcttctACTTCTATCTCTTTTGTATCTAAATTCCTACGTACCATTTcattgttttgtcttttgttttgtctttcatACAATTCTTTCAAGCTATCATCATTATTTCTAAAACTatcatcttttctctctttcattgtcatgtttctttgttttactaTGTCTTTCACTTTTCCTACATCTTCTCTATTTTGTCGTTCAAAcatttctttcatcttttttaccattcctttttttattatttctttctcattatCTATCAACTTCTCATGTAGAGATTCTTTCTTGTCTATCTCTATTAGGCTCTTTTGTCTATCTGTGTCTAGTACCGAACTAGAAATTTCTTTTAGTCTGTCATTTTCTATAgtacttttatcttttatacGTGTTACTCTTTCCATAATTGGGTCAATTCTTTTATCAACACTTCTGTCAGTTGCTTTTAACATCTGTAAATTCTTATCTATATCTTTTGAATTACTATTTATATACCAATTATCTGTCATAGTTTCTGTAAAAGATGATCTATGATGGGGTCCAATTtctatatctttttcaaaatgtgaatttaaagctttcattctttcatagaggtccaaaaaactatcatttttcttttcaactttagtaTATATAGCAAATCTATCAATATTTTCCAAGGATtccaattttctattaattctgtccaaaaaactatcattgTGTTTATTAGTCTGTCGGTTGATTTTATCTCTTGTTAAATTAATCCAATTATTTGTGTTaccattataattataatcatcaATTTCACTGTCAGAATCAGTTTCATAATCCATATCACTATTTGACCAATTATcatctatatctttcatgctataaccatcatcataatctatatcatcatagtccatgtttcaattagtgtgtgcctagcctaagtgtaaacaagcaaacagatgatgagctaataaatgtatttattctctttctaagcaattaataattactggcggaactattactaaccactggtatccttgctatcgggaccacctcctcgggaaactccattgcgggaccacccaaacaacgcctgtccgtcggctacaacaaaggggctgaccaacgcgaaactatggtttgccaacgagtctctaggctgaccaacgctaacaaggagcaagtagtggctatgtagtaatataagttcctagtaacttcttaattgcaaagaaataaaactcatacacctaccatccatggctctgataccattgactacccaggagtgagcacagcagtaatataggaagcataaacaatgataaaatagttgataaggaagaaaatagcaaaatagatatagtcaaaatagattaaaacagagtatggaatatgaaaactgaaacaaataaaatcttacttgaataaaacttctatctttgattaaaactgaaaacttctgtctttcttacaagctttgaaaataaacactgtctgaagagttacaagattacaaagtaaaatctgtaaagggttacaagattgtCTGTCTGGAAAGGTAAGGCTACAAGATTATTTGTCTAAAGGgaaggttacaagattacaaaaagaaagtaaagtacaaaagtctttcggGGAGGGAAAAGGAAAGCTAAAAGTCTTTTTGAGGATTGGACCTTGGAATGGAAACTTGAACTTAAAATTTGGACCTAAAACTTGGACCTAAAATCTGGACCTTTGTTCTGGACCTTTGTTCTGGACCTATCTTCTATCTTCGGAGTCTGTCTATTTATAGATAAAGTGAACCATGGcaagtcttcaaaagtaacctgagttaagtaaagtgaactcaagttaatctgtcggtagaatcttgaacagtaaaagtctGTCTGCATGTGAATAATATTCTGTCAAAATATCTTTCTGGATCTATCTGTATCTGTTTGGACTGTAATGGATCTGTCTGGAAGCTATTCATGCATGtcggtgaatagtgatctgtctccagtgaatagtgatctgtcacCGTTGTCTGTCGGAAGAGTATTCTCTCTGTCTGTGCCTTCTGTCTATCTGTCTATCAATCTGTATCCGCGTAGTTATCATAATCTAGCGGATCAGTGTTATCCTCATACTACTCATGCTCGTGGAGCACTCCATAATCATTACATAGGGCACAGTATGAAATAGGAACGAAAACAGGAACATGATCTTTGGCTGTCATCAATCTGGGATCTTTAACAATCCTTCTTTTCCCAATAAGCCTTCCTGCTGAAGGTCTTGGGCCATACACAGCTATCCTGTCGGTGTAGCCATATAAATGAAAACCTCTATCTAATTCTTTCTGTTCTTCATAAATCTTATTACTCATGAAATTAGACCATTCTTGAGCCAAAGCACCTGGATCCTCAAGTGATAAGTAAGTATCTCCTGTATACCAGTTATATTCAAGGATACCACACCAATCATGGATAAGGACTAGAATGTGTGCTGGCTGAGCTTCCATATAATAACTAGTGTCCCAAACTGGAAGAGTACTCCAGATTTCTATGttcatataattaagtcctcCAATCTGTGCTGCTGCTTCTTGGATGACTCTGGGAAATAAACTAATCTGATTTACAGAAGTAATGGTTAATTTTCTGATAGACCCTGCTTCTAGCATTTTAGATAACCATAAGGGATCACAGATTACTGGATCTTCTGTCTCTGTGTTGATAAGTAATCCCGGGTAGGGATCAAATCTGTCTCCTGTTCTTTCATAAACTCTGTTTGAATTTCCAAAACTGTCACACCATTTAGCCTTATGAGATAACCATATATCACCTGTCATGTCTTCTGTTCTGATAAATGCTGTAGAgactaataatttaaaaagataCATCCATCTGTCATAAGAACTTGTTATAGCTTTATGAGTTAATATATTCTGTTGGATTTCAGGGGGTAAGGTTCTAATAGCAAGTCTCGTTTTTTGCTGAATCTTAGGGTGGagctttgaaaagcttgttcccATAAGATAGCTTTTTAGAGACTGTAGTTCTGTCTTTGTGGAGCTTGAATCTCCATCCTCCTTGCCAGGGAGTTGACAACCAAGTGCTTCAATAAATGCCCTGGTGCTAACAAGATGTAATTCCAAAGCCTGAAGGGTCATTTGGAATAAGGGTTTCTATCTGAGGGTGAATGCTGCCTGTAAATTATCAAGAAGTAGTTTAATATGAAGAGGAAGGTCTGTAAATTCTCCGTCTTGAAACATAAGATTGCTGTCGAGCACTTTTTGCAAGATTACATTTTTATTACCACATGAATACATTGCCTCTGCTAGCAACGTATCCTGAAGGGATATTGTCTTTATCGAGACGCCTTCATGCATATCCGAAATTTTGACTGAGGGCTTTCGGAAACCTCTGGGTTGCACCGCTGGTGCCTTGCCCTTATCTTTCTGAGAGAATCTTTTACTCATGGTAATCTGCAATTGGGTTTTTGGAAAAGGATTATATTTGgaacaaataaaaacttctttTGAAATTCTTCTGTCAATGTCTTTCTGTgaaattcttttgaaatattttataagaaaaacaataaaaacatttataaaacaaacttttctttgtacACTTTTGTGCCCTTGCTGAGTAGCAATAATATTAGAGTAGTCATAATGGGATCTGTCAAGGTAAATGAGATTCAGAGTATTTCTTAAATCTGGCATGATTCTATCTTCGTGAAGTCTTTCATTAATAGGACAATCTATCAAGGGATTAATTCTACCTGTTAGGAAATTAAATCTGtcattattcaagaaattaccataattaatgttttctttaatgattaatAAAAGAGAGTCTGTCAaagcttcttttattaaaatatctgttatatgaatatttaaaaatgcTATAAAGGGTGTACATTTGTCATTTAGTACTTCTATCAGTCTATCAATATGtctgtcattattattaaaagaaataataattttaccATCTATATTTTGTGTGGGGGCAATAGTCTCAAATTGCCATCTGTCAGTCCATATACTATTAGTCCATGCATATTGATTACAAAAGACTATATTCATATCTCCGTCTTTTATGGATTCTTCTGTAGATTGGACTTTATGTAAGAAAGCAATAGGAGAATAAGAACGTATCTCTGTCTCTTTGTcttgtttatctttctttttgtcattttctttcaaTTGATTAACAAGTAATATTTCTGTCTTTAAAGATGACAAACTTCTTTCAGTTCTATAGATTCCTCTTTCATTGATATCTATTAAAATAGTAACCTTTTTGGAAGATCCTATTTCTTTCAGGACAGGTGGTACAATGAATTTAgagaatatatctttttccaatatattagttttaattccttTATCTGTCATTAAAAAAGGATAAATTAAAGCCATAAAAGGAGTTCCTAAAATACTTTTAGAAGGAAagtctttaattaaaacaaaggctGTCTCAAAATATATTCTATCATGGCATATATGAACATTgggtattttataattaattattagtcTTTCTCCATTGGCCTGAATTAAtctttcaaatgattttttataatactttaagggtattaatctttcttgtatATAATTCATATCAGCACCTGAATCTGTCAAAGCAATTTCTGTCAAGGAAAACTCTTTTTTGAAAAGTACTCTGTCAATTATACTTAAGAAATTCTGTCTATCAAATTTATTACTATTGTTTGAAACATTAATATCTATAACTTCTTTATCTGTAGGAGGAACAAGGGGGTCTATCATGggattagaaaattcttttattatttctacaATATTATGTTTATTTATGTCTGTCggattttcttctttaatttctttaatttcctttttgaccatttcttcttctgtcaGTAGAGCTGTTGGTTTTATCTCTACACcatcttgttttaattttatttttaccttttctttcttgtctttttctttcttaactttttcttcctttctacaATCCGTAACATGGTGACCATATTTCCTGCACCTAATGCAAGTAATAGGTATTTCTATagtgtctttcaattttaataaataatctTTCTTGTCTTTATAGTGATTTGGTAGATTTTCTAtcagttttattattatgtccttttgttttctttttctcttattaattttaagtgggttggttgattttaactCTTTCTTAACTTGATCTACTTCTTTTTGACTAACATTAAATATttccattaattcatttattatatctttttcaaattctaatttactaatttgtttaataattctattatgtctgtcacattgttttttagtatgtcCATAACCTTtgcatttatgacaaataatattattaacatGTCTGTCAGTTTTCTCATTGTCTGATAACTCTTTTGCCACCGTGGCGCTGCTGAGGTGGAAATTGGGCcattaaaaaatacttttttttttcttctaaggtactcgagcttggtgagctcgagtaccttgtaaggaactcgagtttactaaactcgagttccttataactttttttttttcctaaggtactcgagcttggtgagctcgagtaccttgtaaggaactcgagtttaataaactcgagttccttataactttttttttttttttttggctgttgggattattgacaaataaacataaacataaaaataagtagtttttttttttttttttatgtttttatttatttaaatagaagcattgtaaactatagagattttaatttcaaaatatgaatttaatttctatattaagtaaaactgttcattgttttctcataaaatttttccCAGGGGCGTTGCCCCTGGACCCCCAAAAGGCTTGTCCATGAGCGCTCCGGCTTGGGCCTGTCGGCCCAAGCCTctgctccatggactaagcctccaaaaatctcccattaaaaaccacacaATATTATTCGAGTCGGGTCGGGTCATCAACACGAATCAAATGATACCCTTAAAAGTGTGGATGAAATGTTTTATAAtgcttaaatttataaaagataCTAGTGAAAGTTCCATGCGTTGCATGgctttaatcctaaattttctttatatatttttttgagaaattataactaaatgagttattattacataattttagaattattttctaacTATATATAAGACAACTGATGATTATGTACATTCAACTTTTACAAATCTAAAGATTAACTATTCATTAGTTTTGACTAAGTTTATATGAAATCATTGTGTCATTTTTTTCCCTGCTattctttgttgctacatatgATTCTTGTGCTTTGGTTGGACAATGTCCTCTGCTTTGTAATGTAGGAAACACCTTAGGAAGTGAAATGCCTTCAGTTAGATATGTTGATGTTTCCAATATTTGTgtaatttgaaatgttaaacacATAACACTTATCACCCAAATTAGATTTATTGTACATTACTTGtagcaaaaattaataaattcaataCATTCAGACTCATTCAAACCACACAGACCAACCACTCTTTCACAAAAAAACCATATGGCTCCTAAAGTAAGTACTTGCCATGTGAATACACAGATATGCAACCCTTTGTAATGCACtgttttcaaggatgcag
This genomic window contains:
- the LOC126695548 gene encoding uncharacterized protein LOC126695548, yielding MEEDQETVPTSPKQASSSSPSSSYMLLLRVMSKRRTWVCIFVTVYGILLTCSWNFLESILSWYKLQSQPSSSSSSGWPALYASVLLGAVFGMLSMVAALAVMVPATLVTWITIIVLLTFFGKPKRDLVVEGRMITKEIVGFLLKILLKEGNVVAAVCAVLGYFALVRRNNEGDLLNG